A genomic window from Cryobacterium sp. SO2 includes:
- a CDS encoding DUF72 domain-containing protein: MTGPIHIGTSGWSYDHWENVLYPAGLPAAKRLGWYTGTFDTVELNASFYRWPRPAVFAGWRRRLPPGFLMSVKAPRGLTHARKLYAPEVWAERIGAGWHELGDRRAVLLVQLAPGQERDDARLDYFLASLQPWIRVAVEFRHPSWHVDEVFAMLERHGAAFCVMSGAGLPCVLRATAPFVYLRLHGPDHEHLYGGSYSDADLRWWAERIREWRADGREVFVYFNNDGGGNAVRNAWTLRRELGV; this comes from the coding sequence ATGACCGGGCCGATTCACATTGGAACGTCGGGGTGGAGCTACGACCACTGGGAGAACGTGCTCTACCCCGCCGGCCTGCCCGCGGCCAAGCGGCTGGGCTGGTACACGGGCACCTTCGACACCGTCGAGCTCAATGCCAGTTTCTACCGGTGGCCCCGTCCGGCGGTCTTCGCGGGGTGGCGACGCCGGCTGCCGCCCGGCTTCCTGATGTCGGTGAAGGCCCCGCGCGGTCTGACCCACGCCAGGAAGCTCTATGCGCCGGAGGTCTGGGCGGAGCGGATCGGTGCGGGCTGGCACGAACTCGGCGACCGGCGCGCCGTCCTGCTGGTGCAGCTGGCCCCCGGGCAGGAGCGCGACGATGCTCGCCTGGACTACTTCCTGGCATCCCTGCAGCCGTGGATCCGGGTGGCCGTCGAGTTCAGGCACCCCAGCTGGCACGTCGACGAGGTCTTCGCCATGCTCGAGCGCCACGGGGCTGCCTTCTGCGTGATGAGTGGCGCCGGGCTGCCCTGCGTGCTGCGCGCCACGGCTCCGTTCGTCTACCTGCGGCTGCACGGCCCCGACCACGAGCACCTCTACGGCGGGTCCTATTCCGATGCCGATCTGCGCTGGTGGGCGGAGCGCATCCGTGAGTGGCGGGCCGACGGCCGGGAGGTGTTCGTGTACTTCAACAACGACGGGGGCGGAAACGCCGTGCGGAACGCCTGGACCTTGCGCCGGGAATTGGGGGTGTGA